One genomic window of Syngnathoides biaculeatus isolate LvHL_M chromosome 13, ASM1980259v1, whole genome shotgun sequence includes the following:
- the itm2cb gene encoding integral membrane protein 2Cb, giving the protein MVRIAFHAASGDKQGKDEEHVIIQQKEQEQPHAIHIKKHFLVRLSLVTISVLVVLVGLVLGSVYTYRHFFPAQPLTERSVFFCRVVFQDPMIHKHLELKEKVAISLEKDYQLINVPVPEFSGSDAADIVHDFQRELTVYYDKTLDKCYVTELNSTQVMRPKSLWELLNNVQKGTYFPQNYLVREEMTVTGYISNVRQLGPVINHMCHGKETFGLRHHSTHRRMRRRRSVCRTIHHFENPYLVETLICT; this is encoded by the exons ATGGTGAGGATCGCCTTCCACGCTGCCTCGGGGGACAAGCAGGGAAAAGATGAGGAGCACGTGATCATACAACAGAAG gaGCAAGAGCAGCCTCATGCAATCCACATCAAGAAGCATTTTCTTGTCCGCCTGTCGTTGGTGACGATTTCTGTGCTGGTGGTCCTGGTGGGGTTGGTGCTGGGTTCCGTCTACACTTACCGCCACTTCTTCCCTGCTCAG CCTCTGACCGAAAGGAGCGTGTTCTTCTGCCGGGTGGTCTTCCAAGACCCCATGATCCACAAACACCTGGAGCTGAAAGAGAAAGTGGCCATCTCCCTCGAAAAGGACTACCAGCTCATCAACGTGCCCGTGCCCGAGTTCAGCGGCAGCGATGCCGCCGACATTGTTCACGACTTCCAAAGG GAACTGACGGTTTATTATGACAAAACACTGGACAAGTGCTACGTGACTGAGCTGAACAGCACGCAAGTGATGCGCCCCAAGAGTTTGTGGGAGCTGCTCAACAACGTGCAG AAAGGCACGTATTTCCCGCAGAACTACCTGGTCCGCGAGGAGATGACCGTGACAGGCTACATCAGCAACGTCCGCCAGCTGGGCCCCGTCATCAACCACATGTGCCACGGCAAGGAGACTTTTGGCCTGCGTCACCACAGCACGCACCGAC gcATGCGTCGCAGGCGCAGCGTGTGCCGCACCATCCACCACTTCGAGAACCCTTACTTGGTGGAGACGCTGATCTGCACCTGA
- the hes6 gene encoding transcription cofactor HES-6 isoform X2 yields MAPTRKHTASDHRNGGLKIDRKVRKPLVEKKRRARINDSLHELRALMADTESHSKMENAEVLEMTVKRVESILQNRAQEAAAVKREACERFAAGYIQCMHDVHTFVSSCPAMDPAVAAELLNHLLESMPLHGQDRLRATLLDADPHPGPWSPAAVAAPGSLVSPAPSADDLSSDLDEIDLEQSQVSSSEESEQSQVSSSEESEVQDAPGCVSLNVSKSVWRPW; encoded by the exons ATGGCCCCCACGCGCAAACACACAGCCAGTGACCACCGCAACGGAGGACTGAAGATTGACAGAAAG GTGAGGAAACCTCTGGTGGAGAAGAAACGACGAGCTCGTATTAACGACAGCTTACACGAACTCAGGGCTCTCATGGCGGATACAGAG AGCCACTCAAAGATGGAGAACGCCGAAGTGCTGGAGATGACGGTCAAACGGGTGGAGAGCATCCTACAAAACCGGGCTCAag AGGCGGCGGCTGTCAAACGGGAGGCATGCGAGCGTTTCGCGGCCGGTTACATCCAGTGCATGCACGACGTGCACACTTTCGTGTCCAGCTGCCCTGCGATGGACCCCGCTGTGGCCGCTGAGCTGCTCAACCACCTCCTGGAGAGCATGCCCCTCCACGGCCAAGACCGACTCAGGGCCACGCTCTTAGATGCGGACCCCCACCCCGGACCCTGGTCCCCAGCGGCCGTGGCCGCGCCGGGCTCGCTGGTGTCGCCCGCCCCCTCCGCCGACGACCTCTCCTCGGACCTTGACGAAATCGACTTGGAGCAAAGCCAGGTTTCGTCTTCCGAGGAGTCCGAACAGAGTCAGGTTTCTTCGTCTGAGGAGTCGGAGGTGCAGGATGCCCCGGGCTGCGTGTCCTTAAATgtctccaaatcagtttggagACCCTGGTAG
- the hes6 gene encoding transcription cofactor HES-6 isoform X1 has translation MAPTRKHTASDHRNGGLKIDRKVRKPLVEKKRRARINDSLHELRALMADTESHSKMENAEVLEMTVKRVESILQNRAQVEAAAVKREACERFAAGYIQCMHDVHTFVSSCPAMDPAVAAELLNHLLESMPLHGQDRLRATLLDADPHPGPWSPAAVAAPGSLVSPAPSADDLSSDLDEIDLEQSQVSSSEESEQSQVSSSEESEVQDAPGCVSLNVSKSVWRPW, from the exons ATGGCCCCCACGCGCAAACACACAGCCAGTGACCACCGCAACGGAGGACTGAAGATTGACAGAAAG GTGAGGAAACCTCTGGTGGAGAAGAAACGACGAGCTCGTATTAACGACAGCTTACACGAACTCAGGGCTCTCATGGCGGATACAGAG AGCCACTCAAAGATGGAGAACGCCGAAGTGCTGGAGATGACGGTCAAACGGGTGGAGAGCATCCTACAAAACCGGGCTCAag TAGAGGCGGCGGCTGTCAAACGGGAGGCATGCGAGCGTTTCGCGGCCGGTTACATCCAGTGCATGCACGACGTGCACACTTTCGTGTCCAGCTGCCCTGCGATGGACCCCGCTGTGGCCGCTGAGCTGCTCAACCACCTCCTGGAGAGCATGCCCCTCCACGGCCAAGACCGACTCAGGGCCACGCTCTTAGATGCGGACCCCCACCCCGGACCCTGGTCCCCAGCGGCCGTGGCCGCGCCGGGCTCGCTGGTGTCGCCCGCCCCCTCCGCCGACGACCTCTCCTCGGACCTTGACGAAATCGACTTGGAGCAAAGCCAGGTTTCGTCTTCCGAGGAGTCCGAACAGAGTCAGGTTTCTTCGTCTGAGGAGTCGGAGGTGCAGGATGCCCCGGGCTGCGTGTCCTTAAATgtctccaaatcagtttggagACCCTGGTAG